Proteins encoded by one window of Deinococcus radiodurans R1 = ATCC 13939 = DSM 20539:
- a CDS encoding DUF503 domain-containing protein has protein sequence MALGYVGVLTVRLEMPWVSNLKEKRALVRPVVERLKVRFPLTVARLDGLDAHDWEVIGVATISNDYQWVEETLKMAADYIAAEGPYRVAEESVEITVLGDGEELDEDDEE, from the coding sequence GTGGCGCTCGGCTACGTCGGGGTGCTGACCGTGCGGCTGGAAATGCCCTGGGTCAGCAATCTCAAGGAAAAACGCGCCCTGGTGCGGCCCGTCGTCGAGCGGCTCAAGGTCCGTTTTCCGCTCACGGTGGCCCGGCTCGACGGTCTGGACGCCCACGACTGGGAAGTCATCGGCGTCGCCACCATCAGCAACGATTACCAGTGGGTCGAGGAAACGCTGAAAATGGCTGCCGACTACATCGCCGCCGAGGGGCCGTACCGGGTGGCCGAGGAATCGGTGGAAATCACGGTGCTGGGCGACGGTGAGGAGCTAGACGAGGACGACGAGGAGTAG
- a CDS encoding alginate biosynthesis protein AlgP translates to MTGQAPTRLDRKEYDMSNQNTGGVSPRSLILLGAFAALALNRDLRRGLIVGTRDAARSAQDTYEETVRPAIGQTLDTLREEGPHWLEQAQDRAGTLAQMAAARAAQLREDAGDAAEQFQKDLQKEYDKEYAPKIRGLVSDLSDAADERRRAAEDVAKQARKKGNALVSGLQQGAEDLRDEVDDRRQAVEKAAKTARKSGNALLSGLQNRAEDLLDEAGDRVDATRKDARQALMSAQKTAAKKGNALLSDVQDRAGEWISYAEDALEEGRRDADRRLTRARRQAQKDLRRAHRDWDAAKLERAVNKKLAPLQKQLDRELARLEKDAKQRQHALRGDSNDGGIGGGTLALLALGAGAVVLARVPAARKAVLNAVESVSPDAAESLHSFSHRARQIIGTAWIESIEEPKATPAPAAPPAAKGTQAGTTGATWGGSPAPDAPAAKGMESTSPAPKPGDAPQSNAPEVKAPNTEATTTDEKPVTSPKTDSFIKDQGTAGQSAAGQNTAGQSGAQTGSVDQNKKN, encoded by the coding sequence TTGACCGGCCAGGCACCCACCCGGCTGGACCGAAAGGAGTACGACATGAGCAACCAGAACACCGGTGGCGTGAGCCCCCGCAGCCTGATTCTCCTGGGGGCGTTCGCCGCCCTCGCCCTCAACCGTGATCTGCGCCGGGGTCTCATCGTGGGCACCCGCGACGCGGCCCGCAGCGCCCAGGACACCTACGAGGAGACCGTGCGCCCCGCCATCGGGCAGACCCTCGACACCCTGCGCGAGGAAGGCCCGCACTGGCTCGAGCAGGCGCAGGACCGCGCCGGCACGCTGGCGCAGATGGCCGCCGCCCGCGCCGCGCAACTGCGTGAAGACGCTGGTGACGCCGCCGAGCAGTTCCAGAAAGACCTGCAAAAGGAATACGACAAGGAGTACGCGCCCAAGATTCGTGGCCTTGTCAGTGACCTGAGCGACGCTGCCGACGAACGCCGCCGCGCCGCCGAGGACGTGGCCAAGCAGGCGCGTAAGAAAGGCAACGCTCTGGTGAGCGGCCTCCAGCAAGGCGCAGAAGACCTGCGCGACGAAGTGGACGACCGCCGTCAGGCCGTCGAAAAGGCTGCCAAGACGGCCCGCAAGAGCGGCAATGCCCTGCTCTCGGGGTTGCAGAACCGCGCCGAGGATCTGCTCGACGAAGCCGGTGACCGTGTGGACGCCACCCGCAAGGACGCCCGTCAGGCGCTGATGAGCGCCCAGAAGACGGCGGCCAAGAAAGGCAATGCCCTCCTCTCCGACGTGCAGGACCGTGCGGGCGAGTGGATTTCTTACGCCGAAGACGCACTTGAAGAAGGCCGCCGCGACGCCGACCGCCGCCTGACCCGCGCCCGCCGTCAGGCCCAGAAGGACCTGCGCCGCGCCCACCGCGACTGGGACGCCGCCAAGCTCGAACGCGCCGTGAACAAGAAACTCGCGCCGCTGCAAAAGCAGCTTGACCGCGAACTCGCTCGCCTGGAAAAAGACGCCAAGCAGCGTCAGCATGCTCTGCGCGGCGACTCGAACGATGGCGGCATCGGTGGCGGCACGCTGGCCCTGCTCGCCCTGGGTGCTGGCGCCGTGGTTCTCGCCCGCGTCCCGGCTGCTCGCAAGGCTGTCCTGAACGCGGTGGAAAGCGTCAGCCCCGACGCCGCCGAGTCGCTGCACAGCTTCAGCCACCGCGCCCGTCAGATCATCGGCACCGCCTGGATCGAATCTATCGAGGAACCCAAGGCGACCCCCGCACCCGCTGCTCCCCCCGCCGCCAAGGGCACCCAGGCCGGCACCACCGGCGCGACCTGGGGCGGTTCCCCCGCGCCTGACGCTCCGGCGGCAAAGGGCATGGAGAGCACCTCGCCCGCGCCCAAGCCCGGCGACGCGCCCCAGTCCAACGCACCTGAAGTGAAGGCCCCCAACACCGAAGCCACCACCACCGACGAGAAGCCGGTCACCAGCCCCAAGACCGACAGCTTCATCAAGGACCAGGGAACGGCAGGCCAGAGCGCGGCGGGCCAGAACACCGCAGGTCAGTCGGGCGCCCAGACCGGCAGCGTTGACCAGAACAAGAAGAACTGA
- the recN gene encoding DNA repair protein RecN, with protein sequence MTRKARTPKAAPVPEAVAVVEPPPPDAAPTGPRLSRLEIRNLATITQLELELGGGFCAFTGETGAGKSIIVDALGLLLGGRANHDLIRSGEKELLVTGFWGDGDESEADSASRRLSSAGRGAARLSGEVVSVRELQEWAQGRLTIHWQHSAVSLLSPANQRGLLDRRVTKEAQAYAAAHAAWREAVSRLERLQASQRERARQIDLLAFQVQEISEVSPDPGEEEGLNTELSRLSNLHTIAQAAAGGVELLSDGDLNAAGLIGEAVRALNAGAKYDETVMQLQNELRAALESVQAIAGELRDVAEGSAADPEALDRVEARLSALSKLKNKYGPTLEDVVEFGAQAAEELAGLEEDERDAGSLQADVDALHAELLKVGQALDAAREREAEPLVDSLLAVIRELGMPHARMEFALSALAEPAAYGLSDVLLRFSANPGEELGPLSDVASGGELSRVMLAVSTVLGADTPSVVFDEVDAGIGGAAAIAVAEQLSRLADTRQVLVVTHLAQIAARAHHHYKVEKQVEDGRTVSHVRLLTGDERLEEIARMLSGNTSEAALEHARELLAG encoded by the coding sequence GTGACCCGCAAGGCCCGTACCCCCAAAGCCGCCCCCGTTCCCGAAGCTGTCGCTGTGGTCGAGCCGCCGCCCCCGGACGCCGCACCCACCGGCCCCCGGCTCTCGCGGCTGGAAATTCGCAACCTCGCCACCATCACGCAGCTCGAACTGGAGCTCGGCGGCGGCTTTTGCGCCTTTACTGGCGAAACGGGCGCCGGCAAAAGCATCATCGTGGACGCGCTGGGGCTGCTGTTGGGCGGGCGGGCCAACCACGACCTGATTCGCAGTGGGGAAAAAGAACTGCTGGTCACGGGCTTCTGGGGCGACGGCGACGAGAGCGAGGCCGACAGCGCCAGCCGCCGCTTGAGCAGCGCGGGCCGGGGGGCGGCGCGGCTCTCGGGCGAAGTGGTCAGCGTGCGCGAGTTGCAGGAGTGGGCGCAGGGGCGGCTGACCATTCACTGGCAGCACTCGGCGGTGAGCCTGCTCTCGCCCGCCAACCAGCGCGGTCTGCTCGACCGCCGGGTGACGAAGGAAGCGCAGGCGTATGCGGCGGCGCACGCGGCCTGGCGCGAGGCGGTCAGCCGTTTGGAGCGCCTCCAGGCCAGCCAGCGCGAGCGGGCGCGGCAGATTGACCTGCTCGCCTTTCAGGTGCAGGAAATCAGCGAGGTCAGCCCCGACCCCGGCGAGGAAGAGGGCCTGAACACCGAACTCTCGCGCCTTTCCAACCTCCACACCATCGCGCAAGCGGCGGCGGGCGGTGTGGAGCTGCTCAGCGACGGCGACCTGAACGCGGCGGGCCTCATCGGGGAAGCGGTGCGGGCGCTCAATGCCGGGGCCAAGTACGACGAGACAGTCATGCAACTGCAAAACGAGCTGCGGGCGGCGCTCGAAAGCGTGCAGGCCATCGCGGGCGAGCTGCGCGATGTGGCCGAGGGGTCGGCGGCGGACCCCGAAGCGCTCGACCGGGTGGAAGCCCGCCTGAGCGCCCTGAGCAAGCTGAAAAACAAGTACGGTCCCACGCTGGAAGACGTGGTGGAGTTCGGGGCACAGGCCGCCGAGGAACTCGCAGGCCTGGAAGAAGACGAGCGCGACGCGGGCAGCCTGCAAGCCGATGTGGACGCCCTGCACGCCGAACTGCTGAAGGTGGGCCAGGCGCTCGACGCCGCCCGCGAACGCGAGGCCGAGCCGCTGGTAGATTCACTGCTCGCCGTCATCCGTGAGCTGGGGATGCCGCACGCCCGCATGGAGTTCGCGCTCTCCGCGCTGGCTGAGCCCGCCGCCTACGGCCTGAGCGACGTGCTGCTGCGCTTTTCGGCCAACCCTGGCGAGGAACTCGGCCCGCTCTCCGACGTGGCCTCGGGCGGCGAGCTCTCGCGGGTGATGCTGGCGGTCAGCACGGTGCTCGGCGCCGACACCCCCAGCGTCGTCTTTGACGAGGTGGACGCGGGCATCGGCGGCGCGGCGGCGATTGCGGTGGCCGAGCAGCTTTCCCGACTCGCCGACACCCGGCAAGTGCTCGTCGTGACCCACCTCGCGCAGATTGCCGCCCGCGCCCACCACCACTACAAGGTGGAAAAACAGGTGGAGGATGGCCGCACCGTCAGCCACGTCCGCCTGCTCACCGGCGACGAACGCCTGGAAGAAATCGCCCGGATGCTCTCGGGCAACACCTCCGAGGCGGCGCTGGAACACGCCCGCGAGTTGCTGGCTGGCTAA
- the dxs gene encoding 1-deoxy-D-xylulose-5-phosphate synthase — translation MNELPGTSDTPLLDQIHGPKDLKRLSREQLPALTEELRGEIVRVCSRGGLHLASSLGAVDIITALHYVLDSPRDRILFDVGHQAYAHKILTGRRDQMADIKKEGGISGFTKVSESEHDAITVGHASTSLANALGMALARDAQGKDFHVAAVIGDGSLTGGMALAALNTIGDMGRKMLIVLNDNEMSISENVGAMNKFMRGLQVQKWFQEGEGAGKKAVEAVSKPLADFMSRAKNSTRHFFDPASVNPFAAMGVRYVGPVDGHNVQELVWLLERLVDLDGPTILHIVTTKGKGLSYAEADPIYWHGPAKFDPATGEYVPSSAYSWSAAFGEAVTEWAKTDPRTFVVTPAMREGSGLVEFSRVHPHRYLDVGIAEEVAVTTAAGMALQGMRPVVAIYSTFLQRAYDQVLHDVAIEHLNVTFCIDRAGIVGADGATHNGVFDLSFLRSIPGVRIGLPKDAAELRGMLKYAQTHDGPFAIRYPRGNTAQVPAGTWPDLKWGEWERLKGGDDVVILAGGKALDYALKAAEDLPGVGVVNARFVKPLDEEMLREVGGRARALITVEDNTVVGGFGGAVLEALNSMNLHPTVRVLGIPDEFQEHATAESVHARAGIDAPAIRTVLAELGVDVPIEV, via the coding sequence GTGAACGAACTTCCCGGCACGTCCGATACCCCGCTGCTCGACCAGATTCATGGCCCCAAAGACCTCAAACGCCTCTCGCGGGAGCAGTTGCCCGCGCTGACCGAGGAGCTGCGCGGCGAAATCGTGCGTGTCTGCTCGCGCGGCGGCCTGCACCTCGCGTCCTCGCTCGGCGCGGTGGACATCATCACGGCGCTGCATTACGTGCTCGACTCGCCGCGCGACCGGATTCTCTTCGACGTGGGGCATCAGGCCTACGCCCACAAAATCCTGACCGGGCGGCGCGACCAGATGGCCGACATCAAGAAAGAAGGCGGCATCAGCGGCTTTACCAAGGTTTCCGAGTCCGAACACGACGCGATTACGGTGGGCCACGCCTCCACCTCCCTCGCCAACGCGCTCGGCATGGCGCTCGCGCGTGACGCGCAGGGCAAGGATTTCCACGTCGCTGCCGTCATCGGCGACGGCTCGCTGACCGGCGGGATGGCCCTCGCCGCGCTCAACACCATCGGCGACATGGGCCGCAAGATGCTGATCGTGCTCAACGACAACGAGATGAGCATCTCGGAAAATGTCGGGGCCATGAACAAATTCATGCGCGGGCTGCAAGTCCAGAAGTGGTTTCAGGAAGGCGAAGGTGCGGGCAAAAAAGCGGTGGAAGCCGTCAGCAAGCCGCTCGCCGACTTCATGAGCCGGGCGAAAAACTCCACCCGCCACTTCTTCGACCCCGCCAGCGTCAACCCCTTCGCCGCGATGGGCGTGCGCTACGTCGGCCCGGTGGACGGCCACAACGTGCAGGAACTGGTGTGGCTGCTCGAAAGACTGGTGGACCTCGATGGCCCGACCATCCTCCACATCGTCACCACCAAGGGCAAGGGCCTGAGCTACGCCGAGGCCGACCCGATCTACTGGCACGGCCCGGCCAAGTTCGACCCGGCGACCGGCGAGTACGTGCCGAGCAGCGCCTATTCGTGGAGCGCCGCCTTCGGTGAGGCCGTGACCGAGTGGGCGAAGACCGACCCGCGCACCTTCGTCGTCACGCCCGCCATGCGCGAGGGCAGCGGGCTGGTCGAATTCAGCCGCGTACACCCGCACCGTTACCTCGACGTGGGCATCGCCGAGGAAGTCGCGGTGACGACGGCGGCGGGCATGGCGCTGCAAGGGATGCGGCCCGTCGTCGCCATCTACTCCACCTTCCTGCAACGCGCCTACGACCAGGTGTTGCACGACGTGGCGATTGAGCACCTCAACGTCACCTTCTGCATCGACCGCGCGGGCATCGTGGGGGCGGACGGGGCCACGCACAACGGCGTGTTCGACCTCAGCTTCCTGCGCTCTATCCCCGGCGTCCGCATCGGGCTGCCGAAAGACGCCGCCGAACTGCGCGGGATGCTCAAGTACGCCCAGACGCACGACGGCCCCTTTGCCATCCGCTACCCGCGCGGCAATACGGCGCAGGTGCCCGCCGGGACGTGGCCGGACCTGAAATGGGGCGAGTGGGAACGGCTGAAGGGGGGCGACGACGTGGTGATTCTGGCGGGCGGCAAGGCGCTCGACTATGCCTTGAAGGCCGCCGAGGACCTCCCCGGTGTGGGCGTGGTCAATGCCCGCTTCGTCAAGCCGCTCGACGAAGAGATGCTGCGCGAGGTGGGGGGCCGGGCCCGCGCCCTGATTACGGTGGAAGACAACACCGTCGTCGGCGGCTTCGGGGGCGCGGTGCTCGAGGCGCTGAACAGCATGAACCTGCATCCCACCGTGCGCGTTCTCGGCATTCCCGACGAGTTTCAGGAACACGCCACTGCCGAGAGCGTCCACGCCCGCGCCGGCATCGACGCCCCGGCGATTCGGACGGTGCTCGCCGAACTCGGGGTGGACGTGCCGATTGAGGTGTAG
- a CDS encoding chlorite dismutase family protein, producing MVDLDPSGQVTQKEPDRAMRQFLSYAFYKLDPAFRRLPQAEREEIKAEFQAAVEDWVNDAEPRQGLILRSYSLVGIRDDVDFMLWRIAFDVNDFQAAQARLNRTRMMGYLHQPATYLAMQKRSQYVNRVQGSGHGLEILPGQGKYLFIYPFIKTRAWYDLTPHARQGMMDEHIYASEPFKGVRINTSYSYGIDDQEFVVSFDSDYPQEFVDLVHRLRYTEASNYTLQDTPMYTCVKKELAEVLDELA from the coding sequence ATGGTGGACCTCGACCCCAGCGGGCAGGTCACGCAAAAAGAACCCGACCGCGCCATGCGGCAGTTTCTGAGCTACGCCTTCTACAAGCTCGACCCCGCTTTTCGCCGCTTGCCCCAGGCTGAGCGCGAGGAAATCAAGGCCGAGTTTCAGGCCGCCGTCGAGGACTGGGTCAACGACGCCGAGCCGCGTCAGGGCCTCATCCTGCGCAGCTACTCGCTCGTCGGCATCCGTGACGACGTGGATTTCATGCTCTGGCGCATCGCCTTCGACGTGAACGACTTTCAGGCGGCGCAGGCCCGGCTCAACCGCACCCGCATGATGGGCTACCTGCACCAGCCCGCCACCTACCTCGCCATGCAAAAGCGCAGCCAGTACGTCAACCGCGTGCAGGGCAGCGGCCACGGCCTGGAAATCCTGCCGGGGCAAGGCAAATACCTGTTCATCTACCCCTTCATCAAGACCCGCGCGTGGTACGACCTGACCCCCCACGCCCGCCAGGGGATGATGGACGAACACATCTACGCCTCCGAGCCGTTCAAGGGCGTGCGCATCAACACCAGCTACTCCTATGGCATTGACGATCAGGAATTCGTGGTCAGCTTCGACTCCGATTACCCGCAGGAATTCGTGGACCTCGTGCACCGCCTGCGCTACACCGAGGCGAGCAACTACACCTTGCAGGACACCCCGATGTACACCTGCGTGAAAAAGGAGCTTGCGGAAGTGCTGGACGAGCTGGCCTGA